One Terriglobales bacterium genomic region harbors:
- a CDS encoding efflux transporter outer membrane subunit, which translates to MKSAVFPLLLVVFVSGCAVGPNYKKPTINTPTVYRGLTPDQAATTDAKSLADEKWWDVFQDDQLKELIKTALQQNYDVRRAAARVLQAQALLGITRADQFPTVSGNASAINLRNSRQGIFPPIDTNTNRVGLEFDWELDFWGKFRRATESARASLVASEWAQREIITELIANLTGAYFQLRALDLQLDISRRTLASRQDSLRLTNLLAQGGSTSMLDVRQAEQLVFTAGSEIPFLEQQIEQEENFISILLGNNPGPVPRGKQLTEQYHPPTVPAGLPSSLLERRPDIRQAEQELIAFNAQIGVARAAYFPQISLTASSGFQSSALTNLFTGPAGFWTFGSTLAQPIFTAGRLRSNVRFAEARQQESLLFYQQTIQGAFRDVSDSLIAYRKTQEFREQQKLLVDSAQDATRLSHLRYTGGATSYLEVLTNDTNYFTAELGLVQAQLNEMLSLVQLYKGLGGGWQQ; encoded by the coding sequence ATGAAGAGTGCTGTCTTTCCCCTGCTGCTAGTGGTGTTTGTTTCGGGGTGTGCTGTTGGCCCGAATTACAAGAAGCCCACCATCAACACTCCAACGGTCTATCGCGGACTCACTCCGGATCAAGCCGCGACAACAGACGCTAAGTCACTCGCGGATGAAAAGTGGTGGGACGTTTTTCAGGATGATCAGCTAAAGGAACTCATCAAGACCGCGCTTCAACAGAATTACGATGTTCGCCGCGCGGCCGCTCGCGTTCTCCAAGCGCAGGCGCTACTGGGCATTACGCGGGCCGATCAGTTTCCCACCGTGTCCGGCAACGCGTCAGCGATAAACCTGCGCAATTCCCGCCAGGGAATCTTTCCTCCAATCGATACAAACACGAATCGAGTTGGATTGGAGTTCGATTGGGAATTGGATTTTTGGGGAAAATTTCGCCGGGCTACGGAATCCGCGCGTGCGAGTCTCGTAGCGAGCGAGTGGGCTCAGCGCGAGATCATTACTGAGCTGATTGCGAATCTCACGGGCGCTTACTTCCAACTGCGCGCGCTCGACTTGCAGCTTGATATTTCGCGGCGCACGCTGGCATCGCGCCAGGACTCGCTTCGTTTAACCAACTTGCTAGCCCAAGGCGGTTCGACGTCCATGCTTGACGTGCGTCAAGCCGAACAACTGGTGTTCACGGCGGGCTCGGAGATCCCGTTCCTGGAACAGCAGATTGAGCAGGAAGAGAATTTCATCAGTATCCTTTTGGGAAACAACCCGGGTCCGGTTCCGCGCGGCAAGCAACTGACGGAACAGTACCACCCTCCCACGGTTCCTGCGGGCCTTCCTTCTTCATTGCTGGAGCGGCGGCCCGACATTCGCCAGGCCGAACAGGAGCTGATCGCCTTCAACGCTCAAATCGGCGTGGCGAGAGCGGCGTATTTTCCGCAGATCTCTCTTACCGCAAGTTCGGGATTCCAGAGTTCGGCGCTGACCAACCTGTTCACTGGTCCCGCGGGATTCTGGACCTTTGGTTCCACTCTGGCACAGCCGATCTTCACAGCGGGCAGGTTGCGGTCGAACGTCCGCTTCGCCGAAGCCCGACAGCAGGAGAGCCTGCTGTTTTATCAGCAGACCATTCAAGGGGCATTCCGCGATGTCTCCGACTCGCTGATTGCGTATCGCAAGACCCAGGAATTTCGCGAGCAGCAAAAGCTCCTTGTCGATTCGGCGCAGGATGCGACTCGTCTCTCGCATCTGCGGTACACAGGTGGCGCCACCAGTTATCTGGAAGTGCTCACTAACGACACGAATTACTTCACCGCCGAACTCGGCCTTGTACAAGCTCAACTTAACGAAATGTTGTCCTTGGTTCAGCTCTACAAGGGCTTGGGTGGAGGCTGGCAGCAATAG
- a CDS encoding multidrug efflux RND transporter permease subunit produces the protein MSKFFINRPIVAMVIAIVTVIVGAVTIIGLPIAQFPNIAPPEIQILATYVGADAQTLEQAVATPIEQQMSGVDNMNYMYSLNATGNSQTTLIVNFDVKTDPNNDLILAQSRETQAASQLPIDVTNFGITVRKSVTAPLMLISVNSPRGTYDAKFLANYAYINLVDPITRSRGIGQVQVFGAGQYAMRMWVKPDQLAKLAITVPEIVNAVQTQNTVNPAGKVGGEPIPSGQQFAYAVLAQGRLTSPEEFGQIVVRESPDGGVVRVKDVARIELGAQDYTVAGRLNGHPSAIVAVYQLPGSNAVDAANGVNKLMGELKTRFPQDMDYAIALDTTRSVVQGIKEIILTLVIAIALVILVVFLFLQGWRATLIPLLAVPVSLVGTFVFFPLFGFSINTLSLFGLVLAIGLVVDDAIVVVEAVERHIEDGMSPKDASLRAMEEISGPVVGIALVLSAVFIPTAFIPGITGRLYQQFAITIAISVVISAFNALSLSPALAALLLRPREKSRGLLRRFFDWFNRMFESATNRYVKVCGALIRKSVFALAMLAAFGAAAAFFSHKVPSSFLPDEDQGYLYINLQLPSAASTERTERVARKIESILANTPGVESTTSVVGFSLLSFTRSTYNAFFWVTLKPWDERKSREEQFQVIKAQLNRQLSQIPEGIAFDFSPPAIPGVGTSGGFTFVLEDRAGKDIQFLASNLNTFLAAARKRPEIASVSTTFLGSVPQQFIEVDRDKVIKQGVAINDVYRTVQAFMGGLFINYFNRFGRQWQVYIEAEGDYRTNAENVGQFYVKNRGGTMVPLSAITRFEARPGPEFTMRYNLFRCAQVNGNASPGYSSDQAMAALEQVFTQTMPAEMGYDYLGMSFQEKQAQQGVPPGVIFGLSLLFVFLILAALYESWTLPLSVLLSTPVAVFGAFLVLWLRRTLISAFYPPYMVQIESDVYSQIGLVMLIGLAAKNAILIVEFAKDEHDKGKPLVDAALEGARLRLRPILMTSLAFIFGCVPLWTATGAGSVARQIMGTTVIGGMLAASAIGIFFIPAMFFLVSRSRPKAPADVVEMRAARAGDD, from the coding sequence ATGTCGAAGTTCTTCATCAATCGTCCTATCGTCGCCATGGTTATTGCCATCGTGACCGTCATCGTCGGTGCGGTGACGATTATCGGTCTGCCGATCGCACAGTTTCCCAATATCGCTCCGCCCGAAATTCAGATACTAGCCACCTACGTAGGCGCAGACGCGCAGACTCTCGAGCAAGCGGTAGCCACTCCTATCGAGCAGCAGATGAGCGGAGTGGACAACATGAACTACATGTACTCGTTGAATGCGACCGGAAATTCGCAGACAACGTTGATCGTGAACTTTGACGTAAAGACCGATCCAAACAACGATCTAATTCTCGCCCAGTCCAGGGAAACGCAAGCCGCATCGCAGCTCCCGATCGACGTTACCAATTTCGGAATCACTGTGCGCAAATCGGTAACGGCGCCCCTAATGCTGATATCGGTGAACTCGCCCCGCGGCACGTACGATGCGAAGTTCCTCGCTAACTACGCATACATCAACCTTGTCGATCCCATTACGCGCTCACGGGGAATTGGGCAAGTCCAGGTTTTTGGCGCGGGCCAGTACGCGATGCGTATGTGGGTCAAGCCGGATCAGCTTGCCAAATTGGCAATCACCGTTCCAGAAATCGTGAATGCGGTTCAAACACAAAACACAGTCAACCCAGCAGGAAAAGTTGGTGGAGAGCCGATCCCTTCAGGACAGCAGTTCGCCTATGCGGTTCTCGCACAGGGACGGCTCACCTCTCCAGAGGAATTCGGGCAGATTGTGGTCCGCGAGTCACCGGATGGTGGCGTGGTGCGCGTGAAAGACGTAGCCCGGATCGAACTCGGAGCGCAGGACTACACGGTGGCGGGGCGCCTGAATGGGCATCCGAGTGCCATAGTCGCGGTCTATCAACTTCCCGGATCGAACGCAGTCGACGCCGCAAACGGCGTCAATAAACTAATGGGCGAGCTGAAAACCCGGTTCCCCCAGGATATGGATTACGCCATCGCGCTCGATACGACGCGATCCGTAGTCCAGGGAATTAAGGAGATCATCCTCACTCTGGTCATCGCGATTGCGCTGGTAATCCTTGTCGTTTTTCTCTTTCTGCAGGGATGGCGAGCCACGCTTATTCCGCTGCTGGCTGTGCCCGTTTCACTGGTGGGCACATTCGTCTTCTTTCCGTTGTTTGGATTTTCCATCAATACGCTCTCGCTCTTCGGTCTGGTGCTCGCGATCGGCCTGGTCGTCGACGATGCCATCGTCGTTGTGGAAGCGGTGGAGCGACACATCGAGGACGGCATGTCGCCGAAGGATGCGTCCCTGAGAGCGATGGAAGAGATCTCCGGTCCTGTAGTGGGAATTGCGCTGGTGTTGTCGGCGGTCTTCATACCTACGGCCTTCATCCCGGGAATCACCGGAAGGCTCTATCAGCAGTTCGCGATCACGATCGCCATCTCAGTGGTCATCTCCGCGTTCAACGCCCTCAGCCTCAGTCCGGCATTGGCGGCGCTGCTGCTGCGGCCCAGAGAGAAAAGCCGAGGTCTGTTGAGAAGGTTCTTTGACTGGTTCAATCGCATGTTTGAAAGCGCCACGAATCGTTACGTCAAAGTTTGTGGAGCCCTCATTCGTAAGTCCGTCTTCGCCCTGGCGATGCTCGCAGCCTTTGGGGCTGCCGCTGCGTTCTTCAGTCACAAAGTGCCATCCAGCTTTCTTCCTGACGAGGATCAGGGATATCTATACATAAACCTGCAACTACCGAGCGCGGCTTCAACTGAGCGAACGGAGCGTGTGGCGCGAAAGATTGAGAGCATCCTGGCAAATACTCCGGGAGTCGAGTCCACGACGAGCGTTGTCGGCTTTAGCCTGCTTAGCTTCACGCGTTCTACTTACAACGCCTTCTTCTGGGTCACGCTGAAGCCGTGGGATGAGCGAAAGAGCCGGGAAGAGCAGTTTCAAGTCATCAAGGCGCAGCTGAATCGCCAGCTCAGCCAGATTCCGGAGGGAATTGCTTTTGACTTTTCTCCACCGGCCATTCCCGGCGTTGGCACTTCAGGTGGATTTACATTTGTTCTTGAGGACCGTGCCGGCAAGGACATCCAATTCCTCGCGTCCAACCTGAATACATTCCTTGCCGCAGCCCGGAAGCGTCCGGAGATCGCGAGTGTCAGTACCACCTTCCTGGGCAGCGTCCCGCAGCAATTCATCGAGGTGGACCGCGACAAGGTGATCAAACAGGGTGTCGCCATCAACGACGTGTACCGCACGGTTCAGGCCTTCATGGGTGGATTGTTCATCAATTACTTCAATCGCTTTGGACGGCAGTGGCAGGTCTACATTGAGGCGGAGGGCGATTACCGCACCAACGCGGAGAACGTGGGCCAGTTCTATGTCAAGAACCGAGGCGGAACTATGGTTCCGCTCTCTGCCATCACCAGGTTTGAAGCGCGCCCCGGACCCGAATTCACCATGCGCTATAACCTCTTTCGCTGCGCGCAAGTCAACGGCAACGCGTCGCCAGGTTACAGTTCCGACCAGGCAATGGCGGCCCTGGAGCAAGTCTTTACCCAGACTATGCCTGCCGAAATGGGATACGACTATCTGGGAATGTCATTTCAGGAAAAGCAGGCACAGCAGGGCGTGCCTCCGGGCGTGATCTTCGGACTCTCACTGCTCTTCGTGTTTTTGATTCTTGCGGCATTGTATGAAAGCTGGACGTTGCCGCTCAGCGTTCTGCTGAGTACGCCAGTCGCTGTGTTCGGAGCCTTTTTGGTTCTCTGGCTTCGCCGCACACTGATCAGCGCCTTCTATCCGCCTTACATGGTCCAGATCGAAAGCGACGTCTACTCCCAAATTGGGCTGGTAATGCTCATCGGTCTGGCCGCCAAGAATGCCATTCTGATCGTCGAATTTGCCAAGGACGAGCACGACAAAGGCAAACCTCTGGTCGATGCAGCCCTGGAAGGAGCGAGACTCCGTCTGCGCCCGATTCTTATGACTTCCCTCGCGTTCATCTTCGGATGCGTCCCTTTGTGGACGGCGACAGGAGCCGGTTCGGTGGCACGGCAGATCATGGGAACGACCGTCATCGGCGGAATGCTGGCGGCGAGCGCGATTGGGATCTTCTTCATTCCCGCCATGTTCTTCCTGGTGTCCCGATCCAGGCCAAAGGCCCCGGCTGACGTGGTTGAGATGCGAGCCGCGCGAGCAGGAGATGATTAG
- a CDS encoding efflux RND transporter periplasmic adaptor subunit: MQGQAHRLNHSTRPSMMLGTSGRWGWRQSVGGSYCTQWCTLACLVCLLLLPTGCGTKSVSAAPAPPTPVQVAEVVQRDVPIYHEYIATLDGYVNAQIQPQVSGYLIKQNYREGALVRKNEVLFNIDPRPFQAVLDQARAQLAQAEAQLGKTQLDVQRDTPLAREKAIAQSQLDNDIQANLAARATVQADKATIEQASLNLEFTNVRSLIDGVAGIATGQVGNLVGPQTLLTTVSQLDPIKAYFVVNEQQYLAFVQRNPTPAERERTQKKLDLELITADGSTYPKRGKFFAVDRQVDVQTGAIRLAGLFPNPDNVLRPGQYGRVRFISYIRPGALLIPQKAVTELQGTYQVAVVGADNTVSIRTVKVGERTGDLWIVEDGLKPGERVVTEGVQRAREGVAVKVMPATATAEGK; encoded by the coding sequence ATGCAGGGTCAAGCTCATCGTTTAAACCACTCGACCAGGCCGTCAATGATGCTGGGAACCTCCGGAAGGTGGGGTTGGCGCCAGAGCGTGGGAGGGAGCTACTGCACGCAATGGTGTACGCTCGCTTGCCTTGTTTGCCTTCTGCTATTGCCGACAGGATGCGGAACGAAGAGTGTTTCCGCAGCCCCTGCTCCTCCTACGCCTGTCCAGGTCGCTGAGGTCGTTCAACGCGACGTCCCGATCTACCACGAGTACATTGCAACACTGGATGGCTACGTAAATGCGCAAATCCAGCCTCAAGTCTCCGGCTATCTCATCAAGCAGAACTACCGGGAAGGTGCTTTGGTTCGCAAGAATGAAGTGCTGTTCAACATCGATCCCCGGCCATTCCAGGCGGTGCTTGACCAGGCTAGGGCGCAGCTCGCGCAAGCGGAAGCCCAGCTCGGGAAGACGCAGCTGGACGTGCAGCGCGACACTCCCCTCGCACGCGAAAAAGCTATTGCACAGAGTCAACTCGACAACGACATCCAGGCGAACTTAGCCGCCAGAGCGACCGTGCAGGCCGACAAAGCGACCATTGAGCAGGCATCACTCAACCTGGAGTTCACGAACGTTCGCTCTCTCATTGACGGCGTAGCTGGAATCGCGACCGGACAGGTAGGGAATCTGGTCGGACCGCAGACGCTTCTCACGACTGTTTCCCAGCTCGATCCCATCAAGGCCTACTTCGTTGTAAACGAGCAGCAATACCTTGCTTTTGTTCAACGCAACCCAACTCCAGCAGAGCGAGAGCGGACACAAAAAAAGCTCGACTTGGAGTTGATCACTGCTGACGGATCCACGTATCCCAAAAGAGGAAAGTTCTTTGCCGTGGACCGTCAAGTCGATGTGCAGACAGGAGCGATCCGACTGGCTGGTCTGTTTCCCAATCCGGATAACGTTCTTCGTCCCGGGCAGTACGGCCGCGTCCGCTTCATCAGCTACATCAGGCCGGGAGCCCTGCTGATACCGCAGAAGGCTGTGACGGAGCTTCAAGGCACGTATCAGGTAGCCGTGGTCGGAGCGGACAACACCGTCAGCATTAGGACAGTGAAGGTTGGAGAGCGTACAGGGGACCTGTGGATTGTTGAAGACGGCCTGAAACCTGGCGAGCGAGTTGTGACTGAGGGCGTGCAGCGAGCCAGAGAGGGAGTCGCAGTGAAAGTGATGCCTGCGACGGCCACCGCGGAAGGGAAGTAG
- a CDS encoding tetratricopeptide repeat protein, whose amino-acid sequence MLHRHASAMLLLVLLALLSGNGQTPNPGNSSASPPTAPKKPNPDPPPLPPDVVAPDPPPPDTTQSGNPVTRTLKRLAPNCINSIFHACWSSPPQKPQPPHTAERKGAVSREAAELYFDRGNYRAAESRFREALEYNPNDSKAMFELALCLEKMNHTDEALGEYRLCADQQPSSPYAERSLKAMQRLTQTSSVADPRH is encoded by the coding sequence ATGCTGCATCGTCATGCCAGCGCGATGTTGCTCCTCGTACTTCTAGCGCTCCTGTCCGGCAACGGGCAGACTCCCAATCCGGGAAACAGTTCGGCGAGTCCACCCACGGCCCCCAAAAAGCCAAATCCAGATCCACCGCCGCTGCCTCCCGACGTGGTTGCCCCCGACCCTCCTCCACCCGATACGACTCAAAGTGGCAACCCGGTTACACGAACTCTTAAGAGACTTGCGCCTAACTGCATCAACTCGATTTTCCATGCCTGCTGGTCTTCTCCGCCTCAGAAGCCGCAGCCTCCACACACTGCAGAGCGTAAAGGAGCTGTCAGTCGAGAAGCCGCCGAACTCTATTTTGATCGCGGCAACTACCGTGCCGCAGAGTCACGCTTTCGCGAGGCGCTTGAATACAACCCTAACGATAGCAAGGCGATGTTCGAGTTAGCGCTGTGCCTGGAGAAGATGAATCATACGGACGAAGCGTTGGGGGAGTATCGATTGTGCGCCGACCAGCAACCATCCAGCCCATATGCGGAACGCTCGTTGAAAGCCATGCAGCGGCTGACTCAGACGAGCAGCGTGGCGGACCCGAGACACTGA
- a CDS encoding chromate resistance protein ChrB domain-containing protein: MTSQMKRQVSSRDKWLLLVFSLPSKRTSERVEVWRRLKRIGAMPLGPPGYLLPHDRQNQEQFEWLAAAIRGYKGQASVIQVQTIDDLPASELIKRFSEARSRDYQELIQQLEKLQREKQERGAGLQLAKLRRRLDEIASIDFFRSPLRYRAEDLVQRAMGGTSKAKPGAIVRKSEFQNKTWVTRPRPGIDRVSSAWLIRKFIDPGARFVFSAQPAKLRDAIPFDSFDGTGFTHKEDRCTFETLCKEFAVRDSKILALAQIVHDADLRDDKFGRSEGQAVDAVLVGWAEQSIDDDELLKRGMELFEGLYRSMQ, encoded by the coding sequence GTGACAAGTCAAATGAAACGGCAGGTCTCGAGTCGCGATAAATGGCTCCTTCTCGTCTTCTCTCTGCCCTCGAAACGAACTAGTGAGCGGGTGGAGGTCTGGCGCCGACTGAAGCGAATCGGGGCCATGCCTTTGGGCCCGCCTGGATACCTGCTCCCGCATGATCGGCAGAATCAGGAGCAGTTCGAATGGCTTGCTGCTGCGATCCGCGGCTACAAAGGGCAAGCATCTGTAATCCAGGTGCAGACCATTGACGATCTTCCAGCTTCGGAATTGATCAAGAGGTTCAGCGAAGCGCGTTCGCGTGACTATCAGGAGCTAATCCAGCAGCTAGAGAAGCTTCAGCGCGAGAAGCAGGAAAGGGGGGCTGGTTTGCAACTGGCGAAGCTCCGCCGGAGGCTGGACGAAATTGCATCAATCGATTTTTTTCGGAGCCCTCTACGTTACAGGGCGGAGGATCTCGTGCAACGCGCCATGGGAGGCACGTCGAAGGCGAAGCCCGGTGCAATCGTTCGCAAATCTGAGTTTCAGAATAAGACCTGGGTCACTCGGCCTCGTCCCGGAATCGATCGTGTTTCCTCTGCCTGGCTGATCAGGAAGTTTATCGATCCGGGAGCGAGATTTGTCTTCTCGGCGCAGCCAGCCAAGCTGCGAGACGCAATTCCTTTCGACAGCTTCGACGGGACTGGTTTTACGCACAAGGAAGATCGCTGCACTTTTGAAACTCTTTGCAAAGAATTCGCAGTGCGCGATTCAAAAATACTTGCCCTTGCACAAATTGTTCACGACGCTGACCTGCGCGACGATAAATTCGGACGCTCGGAAGGCCAGGCTGTCGACGCGGTGCTGGTTGGTTGGGCAGAACAATCCATCGATGACGACGAACTGCTGAAGCGCGGCATGGAGTTATTCGAGGGTCTTTACCGGAGTATGCAGTAA